In Deinococcota bacterium, the sequence GCTCACCGGGAGCCCAGGCCGGCGCCGCCAAACCGTGGACGTGCATAAAGCGCTCGACCGGCCTCGCTTCTGCCTCTCTGGATGCCGTAAAGAGCATGAGCGCGCCCAGCGCCACTACAAAGGCAGCTACGGCGCCTAGGAACCACAACCTTTTATCCGCAACCCAACGCTGCTTAGAGCTTTGCCTTCTGCTCGTTTTACCCGTTGTTGCCATCCCTAACCTCCTCAGAACTTTTAGGCTTACCAGCGGTGATCAGACGAAAAATACCAAGGCGCTCGAGCCTCACGGAATCAACGTTTTGAAAGCCCGCCGCGGCCACACTGGCACCGGTAGGGCGGTTGATGTTGACACCGCTGAGGCGCACGGTGAGCGGATTGAGCCAATCAAAGACCTTCGCTAAAACCCGTCCCGAAGGGCGCTGGTGCTCTAGGTAAGCGGAGCTTCGCTCAACTCGTCGTAGAGAGCTTAAATCCCGCAACCGCGGGCTCTTTAGCCTCTTCGAGCGCGGTGATCTGCTCGGCAAGGTTCGCCTGCTCCGCTTGCAAACGCTGAAACTCTGCCTGTAGCTCGCCGAGCCGCTGCTCGCGGTTGAGCGCAGCGTCCCCTTTCTTCGGCTGCGCCCCTGTCGAGCAGGCAATTCCGCCTTGCCCATCGTTCATGCTCTTCATGCCCCACATCATGACGAGCATCATGAGCGGACAGAGCGCCACAACGAGGAGCGGCAGGGTGGCTAGGGCCAAGCTCGGGTCAAAGAGGTAGATGCCAAGACCTACTGCGGCAACGCCTGCCAAGACTTTCCAGTTAAAGCACATCTTCATACGGTTCTCCTAAACAACAATCTCAAGCTTAACGAGGGAGTGCCAAGCCTGTACGGACGAACGGCGCGCTACCGATTCTCTGGCTGCTGAACCTGTTGCACCTCACCCGTGGTGGCATCCACCCTGAGGGTTCCCTGGGTGTCGCCGTCGCGGAAGCTGATGAGGTAAGCGTCGGCAGTAGCTTCAACCTGTTCAGTTTCAGCGCCTGGTGCATGCCCTGCCAAGAAGGCTCGAGCCAAGGTTTCAGCATCGGCTGGGCTATAGCGCACCGTAGTTCCAGGCTGCATCATGCCGGGTCCCATCATGCCTTGACCCATATCTTGACCCATCATGCCTTGACCCATCATCATACCCATCATTCCAGGCATCTCCTGCATCATGCTGGTGCAAAGTTCCACCATCTGCTGCATTTGTTCCTGCATCGGCATCATGTCGCCCATCATGCCGGGGCTTCTTTGGTTTCCGGGCTCAGCCATCATGCCCTGCGCTAGCGCCAAGGCCAGGACGAGTGAGGCCAGCACCAAACCTACGGTAACAGAGCGTTTCACAGCTTTCCCTCCTTAAAGGTCGCTTCTAATGCGGTCGAACTCTTCTTTGCCGATTTCACCCGAGGCGTAGCGGTGTTTGGCGAGCTCGAGCGCGTCCTCGTGCTGAGAGGTAGGTCCCTGTGGAAAGAGGACGTGGACAAGCCAGACGACGAACGCCATGACGCCAAGGAGAATGAGGAGATTCAGCAAGAGCCCGACTCCCATCATGCTTTGCCCGTCCATCACGGCTTACCTCCGTGAATACTGTAGTGCCGCAATGTTAAGCCTGTATAAAGCTTCTGGTCTGTTTGTTGTGTTGAGACGGTCCCTGAGCTCGAGTACGACAAACCAGTGTTGCCGCTATCCGGCTACCGCGTTAAGGAGTAGGTTGCTAGGGAATCTTCTGGTCCTCTTGCTCCCGGAACGCTTGGGCGCCCGACTGGCGCACCGTACGTAGGAGCCAAGCCATGGCAAAGAATGTCGTACAGGTCAGCACGATGGCCGCGCCCGAGGGCACGTTGCTGTAGTAGGAGACATACAACCCAGCAATGCCTGACAGGGTGGCGATAAGCGCCGCGATAAGCATCATGCGCGGCAAGCTGTTCGTCAGCAGCGCGGCGGCAGCGGCCGGGGTTACTAGCAAAGCGTTGATCAAAATGACGCCCACAGCCTGAATGCCCATCACGACGGTGAACGCCAGCAGCACCAGCAGCAGATAGCGCAGCCTGTCGGCGCGCAGGCCAATGACTTCGGCGTGCGTCGGGTCGAACGAGGTCAGTTCCAGCTCTTTATGAAAGGCGAGGAGGGCGAGCAGCACGATCACGGCCATGACCGCGATGACAACAAGATCGACAGGACTCACCCCGAGGATATTGCCGAAGAGGATGTGCGTCAGGTCGCGAAACGAGCGCTGGGTGCTCATGAGCACAATCCCCAAGGCGAACATGGCGGTAAAGAGAATGCCAATGGCAGTGTCCTCACGCACCACCTCGCGCCGCGACAAGGTGCCGATGCCGAGCGCGGTCAGTACCCCGGCGATCAGCGCTCCACCGAGCAGACTCCAACTGTTGAGGTACGCCACGACCAGTCCCGGCAGCACGGTGTGCGCCAGCGCATCCCCGATAAAGGCCATACGCCGCAGGACGACGTACACGCCGATGACGGCGCAGGTTAAGCCGACCAGGACAGCGGCCGCTAACGCTGTTTGCATAAAGGGATAACGGAAGGGCGCGATCAGCCAGTCCATACCAGCTCTTCTCCCACCCGCATCCCGGTGAACGCTCCCGGTGGTGGCGAGACTTCCCGCCCTCCGGCCAGGTAGAGCGCACCGTCGAAGTCCGCCTCGAGCCTCCCCAGGTCGTGCGTCGCGGTGACCACGGTCTTGGCCTGGCGCCCGAGGTTCGAGAGCACCTCCGCGATGACCGCGCGAGTGTCCGCGTCCACCGCGTTGAGCGGCTCATCGAGGAGAAGAAGATCAGCCTCCTGCGCCAGCGCGCGAGCCAGCAGAGCGCGCTGCTGCTGCCCGCCGGAGAGCTGCCCGATCTGGCGCTCCGCCAAGGCACTCAGACCCAGTTGTTCAATCACTCCGGCAACGACCTCACGGTCGTGATGACCGGGACGCCGCAGCCAGCCGAGGTGGACGTAGCGCCCGGTCAGCACTAGCCGCCGCAGACTGACGGGAAAGCGCCAGTCGATGTCGCCACGTTGAGGAAGGTAAACCACCCGGTGGTGGCAGGCGCCCACGGGATTGCCGTAGATAAGGAGGTTGCCGCTGCGTGCCGGAAGCAAGCCGGCAACGGCTTTAAGCAGCGTGGACTTACCCGCGCCGTTGGGGCCGACTAGCGCTACGCGCGCCCCCACCGGCACGCGCAGGTGAATGTTGCGGAGTGCGGGTCCGCTGCTGCCGGGATAGTCCACGCTGAGGTCATGCACCTCCAGGGCCGCGGCGCCCGTGACCGGATCAACGTGCCTGCGGCTGCTGTAGGCAAGGTTCAATCGTTGAGTACCTCGACGATCGTGGTGACGTTATAGCGCATCATATCGATATAGCTTGCGCCTTCGCTTCCCGGCGTGCCCAAGGCGTCCGTATAGAGCGGCGGCGCGACGCTGACCCCGGCTCCTGAGGCGACCCTTTCTAAGAGGCCGAGGTTGCTCACGTTCTCAGCGAAGATCGCGGGCACGCCTGCCGCCCGGATATCGTCAATCAGTGCGGCCAGTTCGCCTGCTGAGGGGTCGGCGACTTCCGTGGTCACGGAAGGGAGCACAGTTCCCACCACTTCGAAGCCGTAGCGATCGGCAAAGTAAGCGAAGGTGTCGTGGCTGGTGACCAGCCTGCGGCGGTCCTGGGGTAAGGTCGCAACCCGCTCCTCGACAAACGCGTCCAGCGCTTCAAGCTGAGCGATATAAGCCTCAGCATTGGCGGTATACCGGTCAGCATTACTTGGGTCAGCCTGAATAAGCGCATCACGGATGTTTTCTACCATAAGGACCGCGTTACGCACGTCGTGCCAGACATGGGGGTCGAACTCGCCGTGCTCGTCACCATGCTCGGCCCCTTCAGCCTGGTGCCCCGGCCCCTCTTCAGCCTCATGGTCCTCTTCGCCGTCGTGCTCTTCCTCTTCGCTTTCATGGTCATCTTCCGTGGTTAGCAGCCCGATTCCGTCAGTCACGACAACACGGGTAGCCGTTGACCCTGAAGAGGTATAGAGCCGGTCCAGCCAGGGCTCGAACTCTAGGCCGTTCTCGAAGATCACCTCGGCCTCACCGAGTGTGACGACCTCGGACGGCGTCGGTTCAAAGGTATGCGCATCCGTATCCGGTCCCACCAGCACGCTCAGGTCAATAGCGTCACCGCCGACGTTCTGCACAAAATCGCCCACAATGCTGTAGGTGGCGACCACCTTAAGAGCGTCGTTTTGGGCAAAAGCGGTTAAGCTGAGGGTGAGTACCACCCCTGCAAGCAGTTTTTTCATGATCAACCTTTCTCATTTGAAACGTGTGACACGTAACGTATCCTTCAGTTCGGCTAACTTGAACTTTGCCTCTTCACAAAGCCCTGCAAGGTGACAGAATGGTTTGTTGGTCTGGGGAAAGCCTCCTTAATGAAACATTGTTCTTATACTATCACAACACCCCCAGTTTAAAGCTTGTCATTTCCGCCACTAATCCTTTTGCTAGTCATCGTAGCCACCACGGAGCACGTACGGCCTGACAGCACGAGGACGTGCATCCATGCGTTTGTTGAGAGCACAATTCCATTTCGGCATCCCTAGCGAGCCACCTCATCTTTGGTAAACGGGGTTCATTGTACGTGCTCCGGTTCTTGTGTGCCGAAGGGTGACCGGAGAGCCGGTCTTCGGTTACGCCAGCAGCGTCTTCCTCAGCGCTCGGACGGAAGATGGGGCAGAGCACGTGGATAGGCTCAATAATCATGGCCTACTGGACCGCGTTCTCCCCGTCGAGCCCATCACAACCAGACTCCATGTGCATGACGTCAGCGCGCCGGTGCGAAGTCAGCAACAAGTTTAGCCTGCTCTTTTTGTGGGAGCAGCCTGAACTCGAGGCAGGGTAAACCAGAAGCTGCTACCCCCGCCCACCTTGCTCTCAACCCCGATCCGTCCTCCTTGCGCCTCGACGAAGTGCTTGGCGATGGTGAGGCCTATGCCGCTGCCACTATCGCCGCCGCGAGTCCTCGCCTTATCGGCGCGGTAGAAGCGGGTAAAGACCTGGGGCAAGTCATCCGGTGCGATACCTGCACCGGTGTCACTTACGCGAAATTCCGCTTCGCCCGACTTGAGTGCTCGCACGGCGAGGCGAACCTCACCCCCAGTGGGCGTGTGCCGCAAGGCGTTGGCGACCAAGTTGCTCAAGATTTGGCCGGTTCGCTGCACGTCCGCTAAAACGAGAAGCGAGGAGGGGAGTGGCTCCACGATGAGTTCAACTTGCTTCTGGAGGAACTGAAGTTGGAAGGACGCCGCCACCTGCTCGGCGAGCGTCGCGGCGCTGGTGGGAGAAGGACTCACAGTCTCCTGGCCGGCCTCGACTCTTGAAAGCAAAGAGAGGTCGTCAACCAGGCGTTCCAGTCGGCTGACTTGCCGCTTGCAGGATTCGAGCGTCTCTGCGTTCGCTTCGAACATGCCGTCCTCCAAGCCTTCGATGTAGCCGTGTAAGCTGCTGAGCGGTGTCCTGAGCTCATGGGCCACGTTGCCTAAAAGCTCCACCCGGCGGTGCTCGGTGTGCTCCAGCGCCTCAGCCATGTCGTTAAAGGACCTTGCCAGCTCGCCGATCTCGCCTGGGGCCTGCGCGTTCAGGCGCCCGTGGTACTGCCCCGCCGCGATGTGCCTGCTGGCGCGCTGCATCTGCTTGATAGGCGAGCTGATGCGTGAGCTGACAAAGAGGCTGACGGCGCCTGCGGCTACACCGGAAATGACCACGCCCCACACAGTCGCTTGCTGCATAGCGCGGCGATGTGCAGCCTTCAACTCGCTCTCCAACTGTTCCATCCCACTCATCAGCATTTCTGGCGCCAGCCCCAGGTGCTTCCAGTGCCAGTCAAGGAACACAGGTGCCAGCACCTCGCTAGCGACATAAAGGCTGACGCAACTCACCACGATGACGAGCAGGTAGGAAATGAGCAGGCGCCAGAATAAGGCCAGATCGCGCTTGAGCTTCATTTATGGTCCTCCCTGAACTTGTAGCCCACCCCCCGCACCGTCATGAGGACAGGCGCCCCTGGCGAAGCGCCTTCGATCTTCTGCCGAAGGTTGGAGATGTGGACATCCACCACTCGGTCCACACCTCCAAAATCGTTACCCCAGACCCGCTCCAAAAGTTCGTCGCGCCGAAACACCCGGCCGGGTTGGCTCGCCAGCGTATAGAGCAGGTCAAACTCAAGGGAGGTCAACGCGATTTCACGCTCGCCTACCGTAACGCTGCGGCTCGAGGGATCGATGACCAAGCTTGCCCGCTTGATCAGGTCCTGAGGGCGCCCCGTGAGCATCTCGTCCCGGCGCAGCATGGCTTTGACCCGGGCCACCAGTTCACGCGGGCTGAAGGGCTTGCTGACGTAGTCGTCGGCACCGGCGTCAAGGCCTATGATTCGGTCACTCTCCTCGCTCCTGGCGGTCAGCATGATGACCGGGGTGCGCTGCTCGCGGCGCAGGCGCTTCATGAACTCAAGTCCGTCTAGACCCGGCAGCATCCAGTCGAGCACGATCAGATTGGGGTACCTGTCGAGGGCTAAGGCCAAACCGGTAATGCCGTCTAGAGCCGTATCCACCTGATAAGCCGCACCCTCGAGGTAGGTTTGCACCACACACACAATGTCCGGGTCATCCTCTACAATTAAAATGCTTGGTACTGGCTTTGGCATGGTGGCTTTATCATACGGAGCGAGTGTAAAGCTACGGTAAAGCCCAAGTTTACCGTAGCATTAGCAGTCATATGTTACAGCTATATGAAGTGGACCCTTCTGTCAAGATGCTGCTGGCGAATTCCGCCACCCGAGCAGCAAGCCTCATGTAGAGGACAGAGCCACAAAAGACGACGTTCGAGTGCAGGCACGAGGGAGGTCAGCGAAATTGCCCACACCATCGCCGCTCAAACCATCCGCGTCACGGAACCCGACCAGGAAGCCAAACGCGTCAAAGCCGCCGAGCGGCAAGTGAAATTGGTCGGCAGGCTCTACACGCAACTCCAGGCCGTCACACAGGTCGAGCAACGCTGAGCGCGACTCGCGTTCGCCGCCACACCACCAACGCGCACGCCAATTCGCACAACGTCAGGAATGACGCGCCGCGTCGCTCACGCCGCACGGCCAGCTTCCTGTTCGCCAGCACCCACGCCAGAGTCCGCGCCACCCGCCAGCGATGACGGCCAAGTCGCTCCCTGGACTCCACC encodes:
- a CDS encoding SHOCT domain-containing protein, whose amino-acid sequence is MDGQSMMGVGLLLNLLILLGVMAFVVWLVHVLFPQGPTSQHEDALELAKHRYASGEIGKEEFDRIRSDL
- a CDS encoding ABC transporter ATP-binding protein, with product MNLAYSSRRHVDPVTGAAALEVHDLSVDYPGSSGPALRNIHLRVPVGARVALVGPNGAGKSTLLKAVAGLLPARSGNLLIYGNPVGACHHRVVYLPQRGDIDWRFPVSLRRLVLTGRYVHLGWLRRPGHHDREVVAGVIEQLGLSALAERQIGQLSGGQQQRALLARALAQEADLLLLDEPLNAVDADTRAVIAEVLSNLGRQAKTVVTATHDLGRLEADFDGALYLAGGREVSPPPGAFTGMRVGEELVWTG
- a CDS encoding response regulator transcription factor, whose protein sequence is MPKPVPSILIVEDDPDIVCVVQTYLEGAAYQVDTALDGITGLALALDRYPNLIVLDWMLPGLDGLEFMKRLRREQRTPVIMLTARSEESDRIIGLDAGADDYVSKPFSPRELVARVKAMLRRDEMLTGRPQDLIKRASLVIDPSSRSVTVGEREIALTSLEFDLLYTLASQPGRVFRRDELLERVWGNDFGGVDRVVDVHISNLRQKIEGASPGAPVLMTVRGVGYKFREDHK
- a CDS encoding HAMP domain-containing histidine kinase; this translates as MKLKRDLALFWRLLISYLLVIVVSCVSLYVASEVLAPVFLDWHWKHLGLAPEMLMSGMEQLESELKAAHRRAMQQATVWGVVISGVAAGAVSLFVSSRISSPIKQMQRASRHIAAGQYHGRLNAQAPGEIGELARSFNDMAEALEHTEHRRVELLGNVAHELRTPLSSLHGYIEGLEDGMFEANAETLESCKRQVSRLERLVDDLSLLSRVEAGQETVSPSPTSAATLAEQVAASFQLQFLQKQVELIVEPLPSSLLVLADVQRTGQILSNLVANALRHTPTGGEVRLAVRALKSGEAEFRVSDTGAGIAPDDLPQVFTRFYRADKARTRGGDSGSGIGLTIAKHFVEAQGGRIGVESKVGGGSSFWFTLPRVQAAPTKRAG
- a CDS encoding DUF2933 domain-containing protein; translated protein: MKMCFNWKVLAGVAAVGLGIYLFDPSLALATLPLLVVALCPLMMLVMMWGMKSMNDGQGGIACSTGAQPKKGDAALNREQRLGELQAEFQRLQAEQANLAEQITALEEAKEPAVAGFKLSTTS
- a CDS encoding PepSY domain-containing protein, translating into MKRSVTVGLVLASLVLALALAQGMMAEPGNQRSPGMMGDMMPMQEQMQQMVELCTSMMQEMPGMMGMMMGQGMMGQDMGQGMMGPGMMQPGTTVRYSPADAETLARAFLAGHAPGAETEQVEATADAYLISFRDGDTQGTLRVDATTGEVQQVQQPENR
- a CDS encoding zinc ABC transporter substrate-binding protein gives rise to the protein MKKLLAGVVLTLSLTAFAQNDALKVVATYSIVGDFVQNVGGDAIDLSVLVGPDTDAHTFEPTPSEVVTLGEAEVIFENGLEFEPWLDRLYTSSGSTATRVVVTDGIGLLTTEDDHESEEEEHDGEEDHEAEEGPGHQAEGAEHGDEHGEFDPHVWHDVRNAVLMVENIRDALIQADPSNADRYTANAEAYIAQLEALDAFVEERVATLPQDRRRLVTSHDTFAYFADRYGFEVVGTVLPSVTTEVADPSAGELAALIDDIRAAGVPAIFAENVSNLGLLERVASGAGVSVAPPLYTDALGTPGSEGASYIDMMRYNVTTIVEVLND
- a CDS encoding metal ABC transporter permease; this encodes MDWLIAPFRYPFMQTALAAAVLVGLTCAVIGVYVVLRRMAFIGDALAHTVLPGLVVAYLNSWSLLGGALIAGVLTALGIGTLSRREVVREDTAIGILFTAMFALGIVLMSTQRSFRDLTHILFGNILGVSPVDLVVIAVMAVIVLLALLAFHKELELTSFDPTHAEVIGLRADRLRYLLLVLLAFTVVMGIQAVGVILINALLVTPAAAAALLTNSLPRMMLIAALIATLSGIAGLYVSYYSNVPSGAAIVLTCTTFFAMAWLLRTVRQSGAQAFREQEDQKIP